The Halichoerus grypus chromosome 9, mHalGry1.hap1.1, whole genome shotgun sequence genomic sequence GTGTGAGTAAGACAGTATCAGttgcacagcaaagaaagaaTTAGAGGTGGAAGAAACAGAAAGCTATTGCTGAAACTGGAGCATAGGTGAGCAAGGGAGCTGTAGAATGGAGACAAAAGACCATATACTGATACATTCCCCCCAAAATAGCAATAAGGGATGATTGACTGTGGCTTGTTATGGAGAGAAGAATCAAAAGTAACTCCAAGAGTGGGAATATCTGAGGTCAGGAGGGAGAAGGTTCCATGTCAATaatggggaggggcacctgggtggcccagtcggttaagggtccggctcttgattttggctcaggtcatgggctcgtgggatggagccccatgttgggctctgcgctcagcagagagcctgcttgaggattcttatcctctgcccctccccttgctctctctctctctcaaataaataaatcttaaaaaaaaaaaaaaaggaaaaatatgtttacCGAGAGGAAGGAAGATAATGAATGGTTTCCAATATCTGAATTCTAGGAAACAACATCTACATGGACATCTGTGGTTCCCCTGCCCCAAGGAGTGAGGGCAGAAAAAAGGGATGAGGACAAGACAAGAAACGTGGAGCTATTGCCACACTTATTTACAACTGTAAGAGCGCACAAGCTCTCCCAGCAAATGGGCAGGCAGTGGAGCCCCTGGGACTGTTACTACTGAGGAGTAAAACGTCAGGTCAGCACAAGGTGCAGTCAGCCGGatagaggaggagggaaatggggtcatagaggaggagggaaatggggTCATAGAGAAGCTCTTAAGACAAGGTGATCCATGGTGTCAAATGCAGCCTAATGGCCAATACGGTGAGAATGTGAGGTAAGGCTcgctgggctgggaggaggtggCTGATGTTCTAGGGGAGCCTATAGGGGAGCAGGCAGACCACTACAAGGAGGGACCAGACACAGACTTGCACTTCAGAACTTTAGTTACAAAAGGCAAAAGTGAAATCAGAACTCAGAGGGCATCAGAGTCATGTAAAAGATTGCTTCATCTCCGGGGTGGCCGTGTGGAAATATTAAAAGGCCCAAGTAATGGAACAagtgaagagggaaaaagaactaaagagggtaaaaaaaaaaaaaacagtaaaaaaataaaaaaattcaggagGCCTCCAACCAATTCAGAAAACACTAAACATGAAGCAGCTCTCTATGGCTAAAAGGCCACCACAActggccaggctctgtgctacaACCTAGATGGCACATTTGTGTGTTTTCTATGAAACATTTTTTGGCAGATGTCAATATAGTGTCTTAAGGAAAGTGCTCCTTGTCCTAATTCATGCAACGCAGCCGCCTGGCCCTCATTCAacccacttcttcctttctgccaTGTCTACAAGGTTTTCCCCACATATATGGAAAGCTGGGCTTGCTCTTCACTCTCCCCTAGAATTTGCTTCAAAGTCAAGCCTCTCCCATCCAGAAGGAGCTGCTGTCTGGTCCCAAGAGCTCTACGTGCTGGAGGTCATTCCTGGGAGATGCCACCTGGAGGGGTGACCACCTATAGGCAAAGGCTCTGCAGAGGGCTCAGGGAGGGTGTCCCAAccatccctccttctccttcacaCTCCACGTCCTCCACCACCTTCAATCACTTCACCTACCTGCTCGGCGTTTCTTTGGGACTGCAGGTGGGAGTGCAGGCGCCGGATGAGGGGGACGCCATTCCGTGCCTGCCGCTTTAAGAGCCAGTAGTTGTGAAGCCGCTGTATGAACTGGTTTTTCCTCTGAAAGGAGAGACCACTACAGATCTTGTTCAACCTTGAGCAGAGGCACAGGGAAGTGAAAGACAAGGTCAGTGGGCAGCCCTGATTACAGCCTCCTCTTCAGACCCTGGGTTCATTTCCAAACCTTATATATAAAGGAAGATGGAATAAAGTGGCCAAATGCCTGACCTCAgagaaaggcttaaaaaaaagacagcaaagtTAAGCAGCTCAGATTCAGCATGAGATAGATATATCACTTGATTTTCCACATCCTACCTTACAGTCCTGATTCTCCAAAAGAACCCTCTCCCAGGAACCCTGTTTCCTGCGGTCCTGGACTCctgagaaacaggcctctgcccTGAACTCTTGATAAGGGCAGCAAAACAGAGCAGGAACTTGAGTAAACCGTGGGCAATGTGGTCACTACCTCCTCTGCCCTGTGGCTGGGAGGGTCCCTCCCAGATCAGGGAATAGTCCACAGGCAAGCTGGAAGGGAAACTAGTAAAAGTACACCAGGCTACTGTTTTCTGAGCTCACATGCAACACCTTGGAGCTGTCCGACCTCTGGCTTTTCATTAAAGATTTCAGCAGCCTAAAAATGTCTAATTTTAaaccaaatggggaaaaaaaaaaaaaaactgggtaagAGGATGGAGAATCTGAAAACTTAGCTGGCTAAACTAACCCAACAGAGAACTCTTAAGGTCAGGATTTAAGACAATAATatgtgggggttgggagagggtGGGAGTGAAAGGGGTAGGAATTAATGAGAGCCTATAACCTTTATCCTAATAGCCCTGTTGCAAGGTGGGTAACAGTCTCATGGTAACAAAAGATGGAAAGGCAGCTTAGGAACAGAGGCTGGATGAACTGTCAAAGTCACTAATGCAGGTAGAAAGATGGTGGAGCTGGGCGGGATGTGAATCGATGATCTCTCTGCTATACCATCCTGTGTCCCAAAGTTGGTTCTCCACAGAGTAAGCAAGGCCTCCGTGCCCCTGTTGTGTTTCCTCCactttttctcttcatctcaCTCCACTGAAAGGAAGATAAATGTAGCTAAACAAGAAAGCAGAAGCTAAGGATGGGCATGGTGGGCTGGGCGTTGCTCACCCAGGCCCTGCGCCTTTCCACAGACGTTCCTGCCCCAAAGCCAAGCTTATAAAATCAAGGCCTAGGCCTTTCCCCAAAGAACAGATCCCCCACCAATGCCCATGCCAAGCACACCTGCCCAGCTGCAGGCAGCCCCTCCCTCTACAACCTCTTGGCCATGGTGGGCTCCCACAGCATCTGTGCAGGTagggaaaagaataataaaatagcagcagcagcagtagccaCCGTTTATTGAGCGCTTACTATttaccaggtactgtgctaaatgctttacttCTATCatctcatttacttctcacaacaaccctatgaggctCATTTACAAGAAAAATAAGGCTTAAAGAAGTAAtctgccaaaggtcacacaggtagtgaCAGGAGCAGGATTCAAAAGCAGGTCTGTCTGATTTTTTCTTAGCCAGCGTGCTATGCTGGCCCCCGCAAGACACACCTATCAGAGCAGACATGACAACCAAAAAGTCTAGTCCCAGGGCACAGCCACCCTACAGATGTTACTAATCATGGAGCAACTcaacagcagggaggagggtagCCTACAACAGCTCTGTGCCTAGAAGACATTTCCAGTTGACTGAATTCTAACTCCAGCCATGGCTCGCCACAAAAGCCTCTCCCTCCTGTTCTTCTCCACTCGTGTGTCTCCCTCCCAGACTGATAAGTCTGGTTGTCTGTTCCCCTTACAACAACTCATTCCCTGCTACCCTCCAGCACTCTTTTCTCCCTATCCTTTTCAACAAGAGAAACAGACAACAGGAACAGAGCCTGGAGGCATTATGAGCCCCAGCTTGTGGTTCTATGCTTCCCATCTAGTTCCAGCCCTTTGAACAGgacttggcatatagtaagtgctcaataaacacctCATTGAGTGAACAAAGGAGCAAACAACTTTACCTCCTGTGGCTGCGTTTCTTCATCTGGGGGTGTGGGAGAAGGTGCAAGGACTACATTAGATCAATAATCTCCAAGATTCCTTCCTGCTCTAACACTGTTTACTTTCTAAAGACTATCACCCTTGAGATGAGCTTCCACTGGAAAATCTTTCTGGTCTTTTGCTTTTCTGCCCTCCAACAGCTACTTCTCTGATGGTTAAAAATAGGTACAATGGTCCCTCTATAGACTCAGTAGGGACCAAGGTGGCTTAGTTATACAGCTGAACCGAGTGATCCTCTTTCCCCTAAATCTAAAAGCTTCTTGAAATAGCACATCttccccacaccaccacccccTCACACAAAGCCCCCATCATTCCCAGAACAGAGCTTTCTGGATAGCAGACACCCATACTGACCCCCTGAAACAGCGGTTCTCAGTTCTCTCCCCACGGGGGGTTTTGGTAACATATGCGGGGAGTGTCTGAGTTTGTCACAAAGACCATGCAATGAGGGAGGGGATGCAAATGGCAGTTACAAAGATCAGGGATGCTAAACACTGAAATTTGTATGGGACATTCTTCTAATAATGAAGAATTATCCTGTCCCAAATGCCACTTGTACACCTGTTGAAAAATGCTGCCTTAGACACCCTTCACCTGGGTTTCTAAGCACCTTAACTGTTTGTCTCACCTTGAAGCAAAGGAAACACATTGCTCTCAGGGCACCATCGAAACCACAAACCAGACAAGGGTCCAAAGGAGAAGTCTAAATTTGAGGGCACAGAAGAGAACAAACGTTCACCAACCATGCTTGGGGAAGGAGGTCCTGGCTCAGGGCCAACACCAGGCCAAGAAGAAACCATCAGTCCATGGGGAGCACTCCTGGACAGGCTTACCTGTAAGAGGGTATCTGTGGGACAGTGACCATGGGGACAGTGGAGGGCGTATCTCGGCCCACTTCCTCCGGCTCCTTCTTGATCTTCTGCTTCAAAGTCATCTTGTTCTTCTTGGGCACCCCCTTAAGGGAGCCACCTACCCCGCCTTGgccttcatcttcctcctcctcttctacgtcttccttctcttcttcctctccacaGCCCTCCTtcagcccttcctcctccccagcctcactGAGGTTCCCAGGGGAGTCACCCTTCCTCCTAGCAGTGGCAGCACCTGGCGGCGAGTGGGCCTCACAGTAGGCGGTCTTGCGTACTGTGAAGATGGTACCGTTGAGGCTGGTCTCACGCATGGGCTCAATCTTCATGAAGAGCCCAGCCCGCTGTGCACATGTCACATGGAAGGCTGTGTAGCAGTTCACCTTATGGCACTGGATggctgcccccagccccttctgCTTGCAGATATAGCAGGTTAGTTTCCAGCGGGCAGGTGGGATGTTGTCGATGCCCTCAATGGGCTCCAGGAACACGGTGTTAGCGAAGCAGACTTCAGGGATCCAGATGGCACACACCACATGCGCCCAGTGCCCATCGCTGGTCTGTTTGAAGGCGCCGCCCTTATTGGGGCAGAGGACGCAATCCACGGGCCGGGAGGGAGATTGCAGGCAGCAGCGGCATAGCCACTGGCCCTCAGGGATGTAGGGGACACCATAGCACTCCTGGTGTACAGCCAGGTTGCAGATGTCACAGAAGAGAATGACGTTGCTGTTGTGGCATTCGTCATCCAGGCACACACAGCAAAAGGCGTCTTCGTCAATAACTGACTGCTGGGCGCCACTGCTGCGACTCTCCAAGTACGACTCCTTCTCAAGCCGGTCTACCAGCAGCTCAAAGGTATCTGCTGACACCAAACTGTGCCCATCTACACGCCGCTTCTCATTCACCATGTCCAGCCAGGCAAGGTCCTCCTCATCCATGTCATACTCTACCTCTGCATCCAGGTCTTCAGGTGGCTTCTCGATGTAGCGGTAGTAGGCAGCAGGCAGCGGGGGTGCTTCTGGCTGGCTGCCTGAGTCCACCATGCGAAAGCTGGGTTGcgggaggtggaaggaagtgcCGGACGCATGCTTGGAACAGGACTCCTTCTTCTTGCCCTTGGAGGAGGGTTTTTTGGACTTGCCAGGGAACTGCGGCTGCTCACTGTTTTCCTTGTTGCTATTGCATTCGGTGATATCCTGGGCGGTCAGCTCATCCTCTGTGATGATCTTGAGTGGGTCATAGATGCTGATTCGGTGCAGGCGTCCATCAATGTCCACCTCGACGATCCGCTGGGCCTGGGCATATGTCAAGGTCTCCCGAGTAGGTGAGCACTTCAGACTGTAG encodes the following:
- the BRPF3 gene encoding bromodomain and PHD finger-containing protein 3 isoform X3 codes for the protein MRKPRRKSRQNAEGRRSPSPYSLKCSPTRETLTYAQAQRIVEVDIDGRLHRISIYDPLKIITEDELTAQDITECNSNKENSEQPQFPGKSKKPSSKGKKKESCSKHASGTSFHLPQPSFRMVDSGSQPEAPPLPAAYYRYIEKPPEDLDAEVEYDMDEEDLAWLDMVNEKRRVDGHSLVSADTFELLVDRLEKESYLESRSSGAQQSVIDEDAFCCVCLDDECHNSNVILFCDICNLAVHQECYGVPYIPEGQWLCRCCLQSPSRPVDCVLCPNKGGAFKQTSDGHWAHVVCAIWIPEVCFANTVFLEPIEGIDNIPPARWKLTCYICKQKGLGAAIQCHKVNCYTAFHVTCAQRAGLFMKIEPMRETSLNGTIFTVRKTAYCEAHSPPGAATARRKGDSPGNLSEAGEEEGLKEGCGEEEEKEDVEEEEEDEGQGGVGGSLKGVPKKNKMTLKQKIKKEPEEVGRDTPSTVPMVTVPQIPSYRLNKICSGLSFQRKNQFIQRLHNYWLLKRQARNGVPLIRRLHSHLQSQRNAEQREQDEKTSAVKEELKYWQKLRHDLERARLLIELIRKREKLKREQVKVQQAAMELELMPFNVLLRTTLDLLQEKDPAHIFAEPVNLSEVPDYLEFISKPMDFSTMRRKLESHLYRTLEEFEEDFNLIVTNCMKYNAKDTIFHRAAVRLRDLGGAILRHARRQAENIGYDPERGTHLPESPKLEDFYRFSWEDGVTNGFGKHTESGSDSECSLGLSGGLAFEACSGLTPPKRSRGKPALSRVPFLEGVNGDSDYSSSGRSLLMPFEDRGDLEPLELVWAKCRGYPSYPALIIDPKMPREGLLHNGVPIPVPPLDVLKLGEQKQAEAGEKLFLVLFFDNKRTWQWLPRDKVLPLGVEDTVDKLKMLEGRKTSIRKSVQVAYDRAMIHLSRVRGPHSFVTSSYL